In Gossypium hirsutum isolate 1008001.06 chromosome D01, Gossypium_hirsutum_v2.1, whole genome shotgun sequence, the genomic window GAATTTGTTATCTATTTATTgattttctatttttgaaaattatttaatagattTAGATATCCGAATAatgcaaataatataattttaaattcaaatattaaaagaaCATAGGTATAATCAATTCTGTATAAATGAGATCGAATTGATTCGAGGTAGAAATGTTCATGGGCTAGAGCGAGCCGTGTTCCGGTAGAGTCTAATCAAAATCTTAGGCCTGTTTGATAAGCCTGAGCCCAATTTgaaaatgggtttaaaattttgctcaagcctaatatagataaaaatgttaaaagttggGCTTGACAAAACCCGCccgaattaattattttatattattatatatattttaaaaaataatacataacaaatactaaaaatattaaaataaatattttcaaataaattaaaaataaattaaagaaaataaaaaaaaaggtcttagtttttttgttgttgttgaagtCTATTTTTCCaacctatatttttatccaaacactATTAATTTTCGGATTGATCCAATTCATGAACCGGTCTAATTGATTCGAAAATAAGGTTATATGATTTAATACGTGAATCACTCGAAATTgggttaaaatatgattttttttttgtaaaaaagttTTTAATAGGAATAATTATGTTAGCGGCTCGACCACTGGTCGAACTACGAAACCTTGGCTGTGATCTTCTTTGGTAACGTGATCGGAGATAATTTGAATTTAGAGCTTTATGTTGttaacttaaaatgaaaattgaatatATGGAATAGAGAAAATCGCAACCGGTAACTAGAAGAAAAACGAAAAGGCATTATCGGAAAATCGGCGTGAGCGACAACGTAGTAGGAGGCTGTAGGTGGTCATTGATTCACTGATCCGCCGTGAGAgtcttatttttctctcttttatttttaaagcgAAAGCATGGGAATTTCACCGGAGGAAAGCGGAAGTCCCGAAAAGGAGCAGCAAGCCGCTGGAGTGGGGATTCTCCTTCAAATTATGATGCTCGTCCTTTCATTCGTCCTCGGCCATGTCCTTCGCCGTCACAAGTTCTACTATCTCCCTGAGGCCGGCGCTTCTTTGCTTATCGGTTAGTCAATTTGGATAATTTCCTTCTTCATTTATCTTTATATATCTTGACGCTTTAGTTTCCTTCGTCACGAAATGATCGTCTTTCTACCAGGTTTAATTGTTGGTGGACTTGCTAACATCTCCAACACTGAAACAAGCATCAGGTCCTTCATTTCTTTCcccattattgttattatatatatatattgttttgtttGTTCTTTGTTTTCCATTTCGATCTTGTTTGATATAAAATTGGCAAACCGTGAATTTCATCGTATCTTATTCCTTTGGCAGGGCGTGGTTCAATTTCCATGAGGAATTCTTCTTCCTATTTCTCTTACCTCCAATAATATTATATCCTTAAAACCTATGATTGCTAGTTTCTATTTATCACTCTAGGATACCTCATTGATTGTGTTTCTTAACTACCTTTTCTGTTTCGGGCACTCAATCAGGTTTCAGCTTATCAGCTGTAAGTAGTAGTATTATGCATTACACTCTTCGAGTTTTGCATGGTTGATCTCTCTGTTAATTGTCACCTCGTTTTGCCCCCTTTTGCAGAAACCCTTTTTCTCTAACTTTGGAGCCATTGTCACATTTGCTATTTTAGGGACTTTTATAGCTTCAGTTGTTACAGGAGTTTTAGTGTGAGTactcttaattataaaaaaaaaaaagaagccaaAAAACAAACCAGTCTGTTCTTTTTTTCCCCCACTGCCTTGTATAATCTAGCCGCATATGTACAGCTATCTTGGTGGTCGCATGTACCTCATGTACGGACTTCCTTTTGTTGAATGCCTAATGTTTGGTGCTCTTATATCAGCAACCGACCCTGTTACTGTTCTTTCCATATTTCAGGTCAGGTTTTTATGCTACCATCCTGGCTATTTATTGTGGGAGGGTGAGGTTAAATGAAAACATAGCTATACTATGATACATGTCGTACAACTAGTCCAACaccaaatatgaaaatttgtgAAGGTCTATTGTATTGCAATAATTTCTATGATCAGAAACAATaataatattcacataaaattgtGCTTCTTCCATGCTGCTGCCAAGACACATATGTACTTCTTGAAGTATCATTATACCTTTTGTTTCTGTATTCTTAATTTAGAAAAGTGATTTAACTGAGATTAACTTAGGCTCCATTTGGTTTCTTCTTTTGCTTCTTTCGTTTTGCCATTTGAATTTGCTTCCCGAAAAGTATATAAAAGgcaaaaaataaatagagaaagcAAAACAAATTATGGTTATTAGTGAACAAATAAGTATATGCAACACCATATCTAACATAATTGTTTTGTCAAGAATAATCATGCATTTTATTCcccgaaaaattttaaaaacttatttttcaattatcaaaagtattattattttctatagtGTTGGATTCggccttttctctctttttcttccaaAAGCAAAAACGAAACTGGAtcctaataatatatataacagtGAAGCAACTTTTTTTTTCAGTTGCAAACATGTGGACCTTTACCTTCCAAAAGAAAAGTCTTAGATATACTCTCTTTCCCTTAAATATCTTGCTCTGTAATTGCTTAGCTGCTTAAGTTTTGCAAATACTTATGGTAACCTAAACCTTCTATTGCTACTGATTCTTTGAAGGTCTTTTGTTGTTTCCTTTTACTAATCCATCGCTTAACTGGACtttcattaattttaatgaaatgtCAGTTTGTAGTTATACAGAGATTTCTGAGTGTCTGTGTTGTAGTGTCTAAGCGGTAAAAGCAACAAACCATCCCATTTCAACTTTTAGACCTTGTATCCATGTATGATGATCTTAATTGCAGGAACTTGGCACTGATACGAACCTTTATGCTTTGGTGTTTGGAGAATCTGTTTTAAATGATGCTGTAAGTTTTTCTAGCATGCTATTGATGGTTTCTTGTTTCTCGTATTTAACATCTTACATGTGCATGCACGTTATTTACTGGGTGAATTGGTTCTTTATGTAGATGGCAATATCTTTGTACAGGTATGTGAAGTACTTGTTGTCCTCTGTGATTTGATTGTTTAGTTTCGTTTTTGAGTTAAAACGTTGTTTGCCTATGCAGGACAATGTCCATTGTAAGAAAGCATGCATCATCTGCGCAAAACTTCTTTATGGTGATTTTTAGGTTTCTCGAGACCTTTGTTGGCTCTATGTCTGCAGGTTTGTCTTAACCTTTGGTCTTACTGAGTGAATTTCTCTTATGCTATAATCTACTTACtaattaatctttttaattggaaaaagaaaaggaacatTGTTTTCTTATGCTTCATGATGCAAGTGAATACATTGCTATTCTACCATTCAGGAAATGGAGAATGCATTATTTTCTTTGGGTCCAAAATAGgacaaattgaaaaagaaaagaaaattcaatCTAAATTTTTCAGTGCAGTTATTTTCTATTAACTTATGATTAAAATTCTACCCATTACATACTTGTATGTCCTTTTAATCACAATCACGAAGATGCTTTCCTTGTTGCTCTGCAGGTGTTGGAGTTGGATTTGTTTCTGCTCTAATATCCTTTCTGATTGACTTTATATTCATATACCATGTTTGATGCTATAAATTACAAGCTATTACTTTTACCTTTAAACCTTAACTCCAAGAACCTCTTTAAGTATGCTGGATTAGATGTTGACAAGTAAGTACTGCATTTGCATCTTTTGGTTCCTTCATCAAACTTCTTAGCATAAAAACTTCTGAAATTCCCTGACACATCTTTTGACATGCTCTTCTCAGTCTTCAAAACTTGGAGTGctgtctttttgttctttttccttATTTCTCGTAAGCAATTTTATGGCCCTATATATTCTCTGTTTTCctacattttatatttaatggaTTCATGGCACAGTTATGAAAACATCTTGCCTTTCTAGGTACATGCTTGCGGAAGGACTTGGCCTCTCTGGTATCGTGTCAATATTGTTCACAGCAATTGTAAGTGAACTTGTTATGCTGATTGAGTAGTAGAACAATGCAAGCTGATGCAGCATGATgaactttttctttgttttaggtGATGAAGCACTACAGTTACTCAAATTTGTCAGAAAATTCTCAGCAATTTGTATCTGATTTTTTTCACTTAATCTCATCACTGGCTGAGACTTTTACGTAAGAGAGTCATCTTTATGTGATATGACCTGATTTAACTTCGTCCATGTGATACCTTCCCATTTTGACGATTGATTCTTTTTTCAATGTTCCAGATTTATTTACATGGGTTTTGATATTGCCATGGAAAAGCACAGCTGGTCGCATTTGGGGTTTATCTTTTTCTCAATTGTATCcttgttaattattattattattacagcTTCTGAACTTAGGTTTAGTGGCTGTATTGAATTTCAGCGTCATTGTTATTCCTTTACTTTCTTCATAATCACGTCAGTTATTTATTGTAGTTGCCAGGTAAATGAGATTTATTGGTCTTTCAGTTTTTAAATCATATATTATTGAGGGACCATGAGTAGAATAATTAATGCAGTTGTGTAATTGAATCTTTAGGGCAGCCAACGTCTTTTCTTGTGCATATCTGGTCAATTTGGTTCGTCCTGTCCATAGGCAAATACCTTTAAAACACCAAAAAGCACTTTGGTACAGTGGTAAGAAAAATCATACTTACATCATAGTTGATTTTATACCTTCCCAAAatactaaattattattaacttGGTTAGGACTTCGAGGAGCAATGGCGTTTGCCCTTGCTCTGCAATCTGTTCATGATCTTCCAGAAGGACGTGGTCAGATTATATTCACTGCAACAACTGCCATAGTTGTTTTGTCGGTATGATTGAAGAACCTTTAAATTAACAAACTATTGTACtgggaaataatttcaattttatcttttgtaAGTCCTAAAATTTGCTTATCCATTCCACGCTCATTGCTTAGATCTGAGGGCAGTAGTTATTTACAAGTCGCTGTTTCATTTCTTTCGAAAATATTCAACTACCTGCTGGAGAGAACTTGAAAGTataatttctctttttcctctTCCTCCCATTATTTGGGGAGAAAATTGGCATTTCCTAAGCAAAATAATGAACTGAATTAGTTTACTACACTAATTATTCTACCTTCTGCAATCAGCATGCACCTGAACAATGAAGTGGTAGCTGAGTCTTTATTGCTTTAAACTGCGAAAAGAGTAGTTGATGTGATTGGTTTCTACTTCCTTTACTCGTGGTTTTATTCTAGTAAAATGTGGTGTCAAATTATGCTACTTTTGGCGCACTGCACTCTGATGGTTCACTAAAAAATTCAGTATCGTCTTTGCAATATAATCTTCATCCTCCGGAGTGGATAACCTACAAAAGACTGTTGGAgttagaattttataaattttgctAATATAATCATCTCGTAGTACTTATGGAAATATTTCAGTTTTATTCTGCTATTAGAGTGTTTAGACTAGCCGTCATCTTGGTTTGGTGGTTTATAATGGTTCGTTACCATATTGAAAGGTATGTTCCTAATTGGAGCTACTGTTAATCTAAGGTGAGATCTTGCATGGCCAGTGTAATGCGCATAGCTGAATCATCTGGATATACTCGTTTGAAGAGTTCTAAATGCTCCACAGTTTGAATGTTGTAATTGATACTTATCCTTCCAGTAACTGTTTATATTTTCCCGAAATGTC contains:
- the LOC121213733 gene encoding sodium/hydrogen exchanger 6-like, translating into MGISPEESGSPEKEQQAAGVGILLQIMMLVLSFVLGHVLRRHKFYYLPEAGASLLIGLIVGGLANISNTETSIRAWFNFHEEFFFLFLLPPIILYP
- the LOC107944844 gene encoding sodium/hydrogen exchanger 6 translates to MIYYALHSSSFAWLISLLIVTSFCPLLQKPFFSNFGAIVTFAILGTFIASVVTGVLVYLGGRMYLMYGLPFVECLMFGALISATDPVTVLSIFQELGTDTNLYALVFGESVLNDAMAISLYRTMSIVRKHASSAQNFFMVIFRFLETFVGSMSAGVGVGFVSALLFKYAGLDVDNLQNLECCLFVLFPYFSYMLAEGLGLSGIVSILFTAIVMKHYSYSNLSENSQQFVSDFFHLISSLAETFTFIYMGFDIAMEKHSWSHLGFIFFSILFIVVARAANVFSCAYLVNLVRPVHRQIPLKHQKALWYSGLRGAMAFALALQSVHDLPEGRGQIIFTATTAIVVLSVLLIGGSTGTMLEALHVVGDSHDGHLGESFDVNNGYVAPSFKKDGTSGNGIKMKLKEFHKRTSSFTALDRNYLTPFFTSQNEDDEEEEEALLDERI